The Microlunatus antarcticus genome window below encodes:
- the lpdA gene encoding dihydrolipoyl dehydrogenase produces the protein MSEDAYDLVVLGAGSGGYACALRAAQLGLRVALVERDLVGGTCLHYGCIPTKAILHAAEVADGARDGARFGVHVSVDKIDLAGVRSYAEGVVARLYKGLTGLVSSRGITVVTGEGRLVPGDGVPAVQVDGRTLTAPYVVLATGSQSKSLPGLVPDGERVLTSTDAIRLQTLPTSAVVLGGGVIGVELASAWRSFGVEVTVVEALDRLVPGEDPAASAALLRAFRKRGITVRTASPVRSVETLPTGVRVALDDKDGTTLEADLVLVAVGRGPRSAGMGYEEAGVTLDRGYVTVDDRLRTSVPDVYAVGDLVLGLQLAHRGFAHGIFVAEDVAHRTGRLDRAPVLVPDEQIPRVTYCDPEVASVGLSEEVARARFGDVETQTYDLAGNGKAQILQTSGFVKLVRRTDGPVVGVHMVGARVGELIGEAQLITSWEAWPDEVASLPHAHPTLDEALGEAHLALAGRPLHAHR, from the coding sequence ATGAGCGAAGACGCGTACGACCTGGTGGTGCTGGGCGCGGGGAGCGGGGGCTACGCCTGCGCGCTGCGGGCGGCGCAGCTCGGGCTGCGCGTGGCCCTGGTGGAACGTGACCTCGTCGGCGGCACGTGCCTGCACTACGGCTGCATCCCGACCAAGGCGATCCTGCACGCGGCCGAGGTGGCCGACGGTGCCCGGGACGGCGCCCGCTTCGGGGTCCACGTCAGCGTGGACAAGATCGACCTCGCCGGCGTCCGGTCGTACGCGGAGGGGGTCGTCGCCCGCCTCTACAAGGGCCTGACCGGGCTCGTGTCCTCCCGCGGGATCACCGTCGTCACGGGCGAAGGGCGTCTGGTGCCCGGAGACGGCGTCCCGGCCGTCCAGGTCGACGGCCGCACGCTCACCGCCCCGTACGTCGTGCTGGCGACCGGCTCGCAGTCCAAGTCCCTGCCCGGCCTGGTGCCCGACGGCGAACGCGTGCTGACCAGCACCGACGCGATCCGCCTGCAGACCCTGCCGACGTCCGCGGTGGTGCTCGGCGGCGGTGTGATCGGCGTCGAGCTCGCGTCCGCGTGGCGCTCCTTCGGGGTCGAGGTGACCGTCGTCGAGGCGCTCGACCGCCTCGTCCCGGGCGAGGACCCGGCCGCGTCGGCGGCCCTGCTGCGCGCGTTCCGCAAGCGCGGGATCACGGTGCGCACGGCGAGCCCGGTGCGTTCCGTGGAGACCCTCCCGACCGGCGTCCGGGTGGCGCTCGACGACAAGGACGGCACGACGCTGGAGGCGGACCTCGTCCTCGTGGCGGTCGGCCGCGGTCCACGTTCCGCGGGGATGGGCTACGAGGAGGCGGGCGTGACGCTCGACCGCGGCTACGTCACCGTCGACGACCGCCTGCGCACCTCGGTGCCCGACGTGTACGCCGTCGGCGACCTGGTCCTGGGGCTGCAGCTCGCCCACCGCGGCTTCGCCCACGGGATCTTCGTGGCCGAGGACGTCGCGCACCGCACGGGCCGCCTCGACCGCGCTCCGGTCCTGGTCCCCGACGAGCAGATCCCGCGCGTCACCTACTGCGACCCCGAGGTCGCGTCGGTGGGGCTGAGCGAGGAGGTGGCACGGGCCCGCTTCGGCGACGTCGAGACCCAGACGTACGACCTCGCCGGCAACGGCAAGGCGCAGATCCTCCAGACCTCGGGCTTCGTGAAGCTCGTCCGGCGCACCGACGGGCCCGTCGTCGGCGTGCACATGGTGGGGGCCCGGGTCGGCGAGCTGATCGGCGAGGCGCAGCTCATCACCTCCTGGGAGGCCTGGCCCGACGAGGTCGCGTCGCTGCCGCACGCGCACCCGACGCTGGACGAGGCCCTGGGCGAGGCGCACCTGGCCCTCGCGGGCCGCCCGCTGCACGCGCACCGCTGA
- the sucB gene encoding 2-oxoglutarate dehydrogenase, E2 component, dihydrolipoamide succinyltransferase has protein sequence MSTSVTLPALGESVTEGTVSRWLKQVGDTVAEDEPLLEVSTDKVDTEIPSPTAGVLLEIKAAEDETVEVGAVLAVIGSAEEAGSGSGGTDAPAGEPAAEPETSSANDADAEIEAEDPTPVSAGTTGEGPGSNAATPQSTDADVASQSDPQSDAPAGSGPAEGTEVRLPALGESVTEGTVTRWLKQVGDEVAADEALLEVSTDKVDTEIPSPAAGTLLEIRVAEDESVEVGAVLAVIGDKSAAPAAPAAPAAPAAPAEPAQQTAPPKVEPGQQAAQASPSDTKPVPPSFSDADRSRLGGGSSPAPQDPQPEQHGPARTAAPSPVAGDYEGYVTPLVRKLAREHDVDLSTVTGTGVGGRVRKQDVLAAAEAAKQAAEEAAKQAAAPPAPAASPAPAAASTPAPAAASAPAGQPSNLRGTTEKMSRLRSTIARRMLESQQVAASLTATVEVDLTAISQIRARAKDDFKRREGASLSYLPFITKATVEALKVFPKVNATIDTEAGTITYPDAEHIGIAVDTEKGLLVPVIKDAGDLNIAGLAKKIADLASRTRSNKVTPDDLSGGTFTITNYGSAGTLMDTPIINQPQVAILGTGALVKRPVVLTVPGVGDTIAVRDMMYLSMTYDHRLVDGADAARFLSMVKARLEGGDFASELGF, from the coding sequence ATGTCGACTTCGGTCACCCTGCCGGCCCTGGGCGAGAGCGTCACCGAAGGGACGGTCTCCCGCTGGTTGAAGCAGGTCGGAGACACCGTCGCGGAGGACGAGCCGCTCCTGGAGGTGTCGACCGACAAGGTCGACACCGAGATCCCGTCCCCGACGGCGGGCGTGCTGCTCGAGATCAAGGCCGCCGAGGACGAGACCGTCGAGGTCGGCGCCGTGCTCGCAGTCATCGGCAGCGCCGAGGAGGCCGGTTCCGGCTCCGGCGGCACCGACGCCCCGGCGGGTGAGCCCGCCGCCGAGCCCGAGACCTCCTCCGCGAACGACGCGGACGCCGAGATCGAGGCCGAGGACCCGACCCCGGTCAGCGCCGGCACCACCGGTGAGGGCCCCGGGTCGAACGCCGCCACCCCGCAGTCCACCGACGCGGACGTGGCCTCCCAGTCCGACCCGCAGTCCGACGCGCCCGCCGGCAGCGGTCCCGCCGAGGGCACCGAGGTCCGCCTGCCCGCCCTGGGCGAGAGCGTCACCGAGGGCACCGTCACCCGTTGGCTCAAGCAGGTCGGCGACGAGGTCGCCGCCGACGAGGCGCTCCTCGAGGTCAGCACCGACAAGGTCGACACCGAGATCCCCTCCCCCGCGGCGGGCACGCTGCTCGAGATCCGCGTGGCCGAGGACGAGTCCGTCGAGGTCGGCGCCGTCCTGGCGGTGATCGGCGACAAGTCCGCCGCTCCGGCCGCACCCGCTGCGCCCGCCGCCCCGGCTGCGCCCGCCGAGCCCGCCCAGCAGACCGCGCCGCCGAAGGTCGAGCCGGGCCAGCAGGCCGCCCAGGCCTCGCCCAGCGACACCAAGCCCGTGCCGCCGTCCTTCAGCGACGCCGACCGCAGCCGCCTCGGCGGTGGGTCGTCGCCCGCGCCGCAGGACCCGCAGCCCGAGCAGCACGGTCCGGCCCGCACCGCCGCGCCGTCGCCGGTGGCCGGCGACTACGAGGGCTACGTGACCCCGCTCGTCCGCAAGCTCGCCCGCGAGCACGACGTGGACCTCAGCACGGTGACCGGCACCGGCGTCGGGGGCCGCGTCCGCAAGCAGGACGTGCTCGCCGCCGCCGAGGCCGCCAAGCAGGCGGCGGAGGAGGCCGCGAAGCAGGCCGCCGCACCGCCCGCCCCCGCGGCGAGCCCGGCTCCGGCCGCCGCGTCGACCCCGGCTCCCGCCGCCGCCTCGGCGCCGGCCGGCCAGCCGAGCAACCTGCGCGGCACGACGGAGAAGATGTCGCGCCTGCGCTCGACGATCGCGCGCCGGATGCTGGAGTCCCAGCAGGTCGCCGCGAGCCTCACCGCCACGGTCGAGGTCGACCTCACCGCGATCTCGCAGATCCGGGCCCGGGCCAAGGACGACTTCAAGCGGCGCGAGGGCGCGAGCCTGTCGTACCTGCCCTTCATCACCAAGGCCACGGTCGAGGCGCTGAAGGTCTTCCCCAAGGTCAACGCGACGATCGACACCGAGGCCGGGACCATCACGTACCCCGACGCCGAGCACATCGGCATCGCGGTGGACACCGAGAAGGGCCTGCTCGTCCCGGTGATCAAGGACGCCGGCGACCTGAACATCGCCGGCCTGGCCAAGAAGATCGCCGACCTCGCTTCGCGGACCCGGTCCAACAAGGTGACGCCGGACGACCTCAGCGGCGGCACGTTCACCATCACCAACTACGGCTCGGCCGGCACCCTGATGGACACGCCGATCATCAACCAGCCGCAGGTCGCCATCCTCGGCACCGGCGCGCTGGTCAAGCGGCCCGTCGTGCTGACCGTCCCCGGGGTCGGGGACACCATCGCGGTGCGCGACATGATGTACCTGTCGATGACGTACGACCACCGCCTGGTCGACGGCGCTGACGCCGCGCGGTTCCTGAGCATGGTCAAGGCCCGGCTCGAGGGCGGCGACTTCGCCTCCGAGCTCGGGTTCTGA
- the gcvT gene encoding glycine cleavage system aminomethyltransferase GcvT produces MSTDEATETPPEQLRTSPLHERHVAAGARFAAFGGWSMPVEYAGGGVLAEHTAVREAVGLFDVSHLGKVGVTGPGALAFVNTVLTNDLGRIGPGQAQYTLLANPDGGVVDDLIAYLTGPDELLLVPNAANAAAVAADLEAAAPEGVVVQDRHHDLAVLALQGPRADAVLTAAGLPLGLDYMAFAVTEVGGAEVVVCRTGYTGERGYELLVPTAAAPAVWDALVAAGAPSGLRLAGLGARDTLRTEMGYPLHGQDLSSTITAVQARLGWAVGWSKPTFQGAEALRAEKQAGPTRVLRGLRADGRGIPRAGMVVRDPDGSEVGVVTSGTFSPSLKAGVALALLDAAVTEDDEVTVDVRARREPFRVVRPPFVPSHVR; encoded by the coding sequence GTGAGCACCGACGAGGCGACCGAGACGCCGCCCGAGCAGCTGCGGACCTCGCCGCTGCACGAGCGGCACGTCGCGGCCGGAGCGCGCTTCGCCGCGTTCGGCGGCTGGTCGATGCCGGTCGAGTACGCCGGCGGCGGCGTGCTCGCCGAGCACACCGCGGTCCGCGAGGCCGTCGGGCTGTTCGACGTCAGCCACCTCGGCAAGGTCGGCGTCACCGGGCCGGGCGCGCTCGCCTTCGTCAACACCGTCCTGACCAACGACCTCGGACGCATCGGTCCCGGGCAGGCGCAGTACACGCTGCTGGCCAACCCGGACGGCGGCGTGGTCGACGACCTGATCGCCTACCTGACCGGGCCCGACGAGCTGCTCCTCGTGCCCAACGCCGCGAACGCCGCCGCCGTGGCCGCGGACCTCGAGGCCGCCGCTCCGGAGGGCGTGGTCGTCCAGGACCGCCACCACGACCTCGCCGTCCTCGCCCTGCAGGGCCCGCGGGCCGACGCGGTGCTGACCGCCGCCGGGCTGCCGCTCGGGCTGGACTACATGGCCTTCGCCGTGACCGAGGTCGGCGGCGCGGAGGTCGTGGTCTGCCGTACGGGCTACACCGGCGAGCGCGGCTACGAGCTGCTCGTCCCGACCGCGGCGGCGCCGGCGGTGTGGGACGCGCTGGTCGCGGCCGGCGCGCCGTCAGGCCTGCGACTCGCCGGGCTCGGGGCCCGCGACACGCTGCGGACCGAGATGGGCTACCCGCTGCACGGGCAGGACCTGTCCTCCACGATCACCGCCGTGCAGGCCCGGCTGGGCTGGGCCGTCGGGTGGTCGAAGCCGACGTTCCAGGGTGCGGAGGCGCTGCGCGCGGAGAAGCAGGCCGGGCCGACCCGGGTGCTGCGCGGCCTGCGCGCCGACGGGCGCGGCATCCCGCGCGCCGGCATGGTCGTGCGCGACCCGGACGGGTCCGAGGTCGGCGTCGTGACCTCCGGCACGTTCTCGCCCTCGCTGAAGGCCGGCGTGGCGCTCGCCCTGCTCGACGCCGCGGTGACCGAGGACGACGAGGTGACCGTGGACGTCCGTGCCCGGCGCGAGCCGTTCCGCGTCGTCCGTCCGCCCTTCGTCCCGTCCCACGTCCGGTGA
- a CDS encoding leucyl aminopeptidase: MPTPVLPTLTLATSLPRGPVVLVVGLGAEGVRSVPAAVDQAYAARFGSDVAALATSVGATAKAGHTRTLPGVDDVRVVVVGLGTDGVDAPALRDAAASGVRQAGGLAEDGATVDVVVALGATTAEEALAVSAGALLGTYAYAGVTAKETPAKIGTIAVLHDGDARTAAGEDVARVASVLATAVATAREWVNVPANLLYPESFADEVETLAKGTKLKVEVLDETELAAQGYGGLMAVGGGSARPPRLVRLTYRPRGATAHLALVGKGITFDTGGLNLKPADGMYTMKCDMAGAAAVLAATWAIAELGLPVQVTAYGALAENMPSGSAYRPSDVLTIYGGTTVENANSDAEGRLVMADALARSNADSPDLVVDVATLTGAAIVALGDRTAGVMATDDPTARRVLDAADRAGEPFWQLPIPPETRGKLDSTVADLRSSGTDRAGGALAAAAFLREFVDAGTPWAHLDIAGPAFRTGSAEGAFSAGGTGVGVVTLVELARTLAG, from the coding sequence GTGCCGACTCCTGTGCTGCCCACGCTCACCCTCGCGACGTCCCTGCCCCGAGGCCCGGTGGTCCTGGTCGTCGGCCTCGGCGCCGAGGGGGTCCGCTCGGTCCCGGCCGCGGTCGACCAGGCGTACGCGGCGCGCTTCGGCAGCGACGTCGCCGCGCTCGCGACCTCGGTCGGCGCCACGGCCAAGGCCGGGCACACGCGCACGCTGCCGGGCGTCGACGACGTCCGCGTCGTCGTGGTCGGGCTGGGCACCGACGGCGTCGACGCCCCGGCGCTGCGCGACGCGGCCGCCTCGGGCGTGCGTCAGGCCGGCGGCCTGGCCGAGGACGGGGCCACCGTCGACGTCGTCGTCGCCCTGGGCGCCACGACCGCCGAGGAGGCGCTGGCGGTGTCCGCGGGCGCCCTGCTGGGGACGTACGCGTACGCCGGCGTCACCGCCAAGGAGACCCCGGCCAAGATCGGCACGATTGCGGTGCTGCACGACGGCGACGCCCGTACGGCCGCCGGTGAGGACGTCGCCCGGGTCGCGAGCGTGCTGGCGACCGCGGTCGCCACGGCCCGCGAGTGGGTCAACGTCCCGGCCAACCTGCTCTACCCCGAGTCGTTCGCCGACGAGGTCGAGACCCTGGCCAAGGGGACGAAGCTCAAGGTCGAGGTCCTGGACGAGACCGAGCTGGCCGCGCAGGGCTACGGGGGCCTGATGGCCGTGGGCGGCGGCTCTGCGCGCCCGCCCCGCCTCGTCCGGCTGACCTACCGCCCGCGCGGCGCCACGGCGCACCTCGCCCTCGTGGGCAAGGGCATCACCTTCGACACCGGCGGGCTGAACCTCAAGCCGGCCGACGGGATGTACACGATGAAGTGCGACATGGCCGGCGCCGCCGCCGTGCTCGCCGCGACGTGGGCGATCGCCGAGCTCGGGCTCCCCGTGCAGGTCACCGCCTACGGCGCCCTCGCCGAGAACATGCCGTCCGGCTCGGCCTACCGGCCCTCCGACGTGCTGACGATCTACGGCGGCACGACGGTCGAGAACGCCAACTCCGACGCCGAGGGCCGTCTGGTCATGGCCGACGCGCTGGCCCGCAGCAACGCCGACTCCCCCGACCTGGTCGTCGACGTGGCCACCTTGACGGGGGCCGCGATCGTCGCGCTGGGCGACCGGACCGCGGGCGTCATGGCGACCGACGACCCCACGGCGCGCCGCGTGCTCGACGCGGCCGACCGCGCGGGCGAGCCGTTCTGGCAGCTGCCCATCCCGCCGGAGACGCGGGGCAAGCTCGACTCCACCGTCGCCGACCTCCGCTCGTCGGGCACCGACCGGGCAGGCGGCGCGCTCGCGGCGGCCGCGTTCCTGCGGGAGTTCGTGGACGCCGGGACGCCGTGGGCCCACCTCGACATCGCGGGTCCGGCCTTCCGCACCGGCTCGGCCGAGGGCGCCTTCAGCGCGGGCGGCACCGGGGTCGGGGTCGTCACGCTGGTCGAGCTGGCGCGCACGCTGGCCGGCTGA